A segment of the bacterium genome:
GGTCGAAGCCGTATAAAGTACGGATTACGGATTGTTTGCGGATAATACGGATTACGGATTCGTAGATTCGTAGCAAATTCGTAATTTGTAGAATATATGAAAGAGATTTATTACGACAATTCAGCGACGACGAAAATTGATCCTCGAGTACTTGAGGCAATGTTGCCGTTTTTACAGGACAGCTTTTCCAACCCATCATCTTTGCATTCGTTCGGAAAGGTTGCTCGTAACGCCGTTGAATTAGCCCGTCAGCAGATCGCGGAATGCGTTGGAGCTCAACCACACGAAATACTGTTCACTTCATGTGGCACGGAAAGTGATAACTGGGCGATTAAAAGCACTGCCTACGCCCGACGAGATAGAGGTATGCATCTAATCACCTCGTGCATAGAACATCCTGCCGTCCTCAACTGCTTCGCTTTCTTGGAAAGGGAAGGATTTTCTGCATCTCTTCTTCCGGTAGACAAATATGGTCGTGTATCTGTTGACGACCTGAGGGCGTTCATTTCGCCAGGTACAACGGTTGTATCTGTTATGATGGCTAACAACGAGGTTGGCACTATCCAAGACGTGAAGCTTCTGGCGGAGGTGGCTCATGAACACTCAGTAGTTATGCACACCGATGCTGTTCAGGCGATTGGTCATATCCCAGTCAACGTAATAGATTTAGGAGTTGACCTGCTCTCAGCCTCAGCACATAAGTTCAACGGTCCCAAAGGCGTAGGTTTCCTTTATAAGCGTGCTGGCATATCTCTGCCATCGATGATGGATGGCGGACATCAAGAGTTTGGTGTCCGCGGAGGAACTGAGAATGTTGCTGGAATCGTGGGGATGGCATGTGCACTGAACAACCACGTTACAAACCTACGACAAAACATCTGTCACATTGATCGGTTAGCAACTCTGATCAGATCACGGGTGCTTGCATATATCCCTGAAGCAAAGTTCAACGGATGCCCTAGTCAGCGGTTACCTGGATTGATCAGCCTTTCACTGGTCGGGGTATCCGCCGAAAGTGTACTACACTTACTTGATCTGAAGCGTATTTTTGTTTCTACCGGTGCAGCCTGTAACTCACGTAATACGGCTATCTCACATGTTCTCCAGGCACTAAACCTTCCTATCGACCATTCTGTCGGAACTCTGCGTATCTCGCTTTCCAAAGACACTACTGAAGCAGAGGCTCTCACCATCGCTGACACCATCGTCAGTTTGTATTTCAAGCTATACAAGTAAGGGATAAGTCAGGACAATTACCGGGGTAAATCTCAATCTAAAATAGGCTAACTGCGATAACGCAAAAGGAAGTCTGATTTGGTGCTCATTTTTCCTCATACGGACTAACTTATAAGACATACTGGGTGCGCACTGCCG
Coding sequences within it:
- a CDS encoding cysteine desulfurase family protein, whose protein sequence is MKEIYYDNSATTKIDPRVLEAMLPFLQDSFSNPSSLHSFGKVARNAVELARQQIAECVGAQPHEILFTSCGTESDNWAIKSTAYARRDRGMHLITSCIEHPAVLNCFAFLEREGFSASLLPVDKYGRVSVDDLRAFISPGTTVVSVMMANNEVGTIQDVKLLAEVAHEHSVVMHTDAVQAIGHIPVNVIDLGVDLLSASAHKFNGPKGVGFLYKRAGISLPSMMDGGHQEFGVRGGTENVAGIVGMACALNNHVTNLRQNICHIDRLATLIRSRVLAYIPEAKFNGCPSQRLPGLISLSLVGVSAESVLHLLDLKRIFVSTGAACNSRNTAISHVLQALNLPIDHSVGTLRISLSKDTTEAEALTIADTIVSLYFKLYK